One Natronomonas gomsonensis genomic window, GAGGGTCTCGAAGGCGTCCTCGTTGACCCGAAAGGAGATGGTCTTGTTCTTGTTGCCCATATTGGCCCTAGCTGGTTCGTCCACGCATATAAGCGTTTGTCAGACGCACGCACGCCACCGGTCGGTCGGGCGTTCCGACGGGCGTCTCACGCTTTATGCGGCGTGACCTCTTCGATGGGCTAACGAAAAGGCCTATCCCGGCGACTGACCCACTGTCGGGTAATGACGGTCGACCTCGCCTTCGACGAGCAGGAACTGCTTCCAGCGGTCGCACAGGACGCCGACTCCGGCGACGTGTTGATGCTCGCCTACGTCTCCGAGGAGGCGCTGGAACGGACTCGGGAGACGGGGTATGCCCACTACTACTCCCGAAGCCGTGACGAACTGTGGAAGAAGGGCGGCTCCAGCAGCCACACCCAACGCATTGAGGAGGTCCGGGTCGACTGCGATGGCGACGCGCTGCTGTACGTCGTCGAACAGGAGGGCGGGGCGTGTCACACCGGCTACGAGAGCTGTTTCCACCGGACGCTCGATGGCGAGGTCGTCGGCGACCGAGTGTTCGACCCCGATGATGTCTACGACGAGTGACCACGACGACGCGGCCGCGGAACTGGAGGCCGCCGCCGAACGGGTTCGAGAGCTAGAGCAGAGTCTCGAACTCGACGAGGCTGACCTCGATGCGGTCGCCGACGCCTACGAGTCGGTC contains:
- the hisI gene encoding phosphoribosyl-AMP cyclohydrolase, with translation MTVDLAFDEQELLPAVAQDADSGDVLMLAYVSEEALERTRETGYAHYYSRSRDELWKKGGSSSHTQRIEEVRVDCDGDALLYVVEQEGGACHTGYESCFHRTLDGEVVGDRVFDPDDVYDE